Proteins encoded in a region of the Deefgea piscis genome:
- a CDS encoding S41 family peptidase, with protein sequence MSHKPYSRWKKVSLLAAGAGLGVALSLSFNASADKDSVSNPLPIDELRAFSTVFGVIKQSYVEPVEDKKLINEAIKGMVAGLDPHSSYLDEAAFKELKVNTQGEFGGLGIEVNMEDGLVRVVSPIEDTPAYRAGVKPGDFIAKIGDTQVQGLTLNEAVAKMRGKVGEPVTLTLLRKGETKPIVVTLKRAIIKVQSVKYKLAEPGYGYIRVTQFQEHTSENLGQAIEALYKENKAPLKGIVLDLRNDPGGLLDGAVGVSAAFLPKDALVVYTEGRVADSKIRLTANPQFYQRDSKKDFFKDLPADAKNVPLVVLVNGGSASASEIVAGALQDHKRALVVGTQTFGKGSVQTILPIDAKSALKLTTARYFTPNGRSIQAKGITPDIIVEDATLNGKEDFGLRLRESDLGKHLDNPSDKDAGKTEATPAVVKTEIKKPAKLNASGIDPDENPRELVSKSDFQLQQALNVLKVQQLMLNKDKPGAKK encoded by the coding sequence ATGTCGCACAAGCCTTACAGTCGCTGGAAAAAAGTCAGCCTCCTCGCTGCAGGCGCTGGCCTCGGCGTAGCTCTTAGCCTTTCATTTAATGCTTCGGCAGATAAAGATTCCGTAAGCAATCCATTGCCGATTGATGAGCTTCGTGCATTCTCAACCGTTTTTGGCGTTATTAAACAAAGTTATGTCGAGCCAGTTGAAGATAAAAAGCTCATTAATGAAGCCATTAAAGGCATGGTTGCCGGGCTAGATCCACATTCAAGCTACCTTGATGAAGCCGCTTTTAAAGAGTTAAAAGTGAATACCCAAGGCGAATTTGGCGGTTTAGGCATTGAAGTCAATATGGAAGACGGCTTAGTGCGCGTGGTTTCGCCAATCGAAGATACACCGGCCTACCGTGCTGGTGTTAAGCCGGGCGACTTTATCGCTAAAATTGGTGATACCCAAGTGCAAGGTTTAACCCTTAACGAAGCCGTCGCCAAAATGCGCGGCAAAGTGGGCGAACCAGTCACCCTCACTTTACTCCGCAAAGGCGAAACCAAGCCTATCGTCGTAACACTGAAACGCGCGATTATTAAAGTGCAATCGGTTAAATACAAACTCGCGGAACCTGGGTATGGCTATATCCGCGTAACGCAATTCCAAGAACACACCAGCGAAAACCTCGGCCAAGCAATTGAAGCGCTTTACAAAGAAAACAAAGCGCCACTCAAAGGTATTGTGTTGGATTTACGCAATGATCCAGGTGGCTTACTCGATGGCGCAGTCGGCGTTTCAGCCGCTTTCTTACCGAAAGACGCCTTGGTCGTTTACACCGAAGGCCGTGTTGCCGACTCTAAAATTCGTTTAACCGCGAATCCACAATTTTATCAGCGCGATAGCAAAAAAGACTTTTTCAAAGATCTGCCTGCTGACGCAAAAAATGTACCGCTGGTAGTGCTCGTCAACGGTGGCTCAGCCTCGGCCTCTGAGATTGTCGCTGGCGCCTTGCAAGACCATAAACGCGCTTTAGTGGTTGGTACGCAAACTTTTGGTAAAGGCTCAGTACAGACGATTCTGCCAATTGATGCCAAGAGTGCACTCAAGCTCACTACTGCACGGTATTTCACGCCAAACGGCAGATCAATTCAGGCCAAGGGCATTACCCCTGATATTATCGTCGAAGACGCTACGCTCAACGGTAAAGAAGACTTTGGTTTACGCTTGCGTGAATCAGATCTGGGCAAGCATTTAGATAATCCAAGTGATAAAGATGCAGGCAAAACTGAAGCCACACCAGCAGTGGTGAAAACCGAGATCAAAAAGCCAGCCAAACTCAATGCCAGCGGTATTGATCCGGATGAAAACCCGCGCGAATTGGTGTCAAAATCGGACTTCCAATTGCAGCAGGCGCTCAATGTACTCAAAGTACAGCAATTAATGCTCAATAAAGACAAGCCCGGCGCGAAAAAATAA